The following proteins are co-located in the Xiphophorus maculatus strain JP 163 A chromosome 8, X_maculatus-5.0-male, whole genome shotgun sequence genome:
- the arhgef28 gene encoding rho guanine nucleotide exchange factor 28 isoform X7, translating to MEVNRQEVPLYGQVDGCMLLQEAVPEDGEFYVVAEGSRLTHVATAKRGGDERTLCFTVPGHDRVEVVSVTAYISTNNGVYPYGCTAFLQYFRDTAQDAAEYLRGDWDQLDPQSHREVLRRFPLLAQAADQEICGLLEFREVETQLRGSSGDNVDLKHLDEKITLALANMEYPQQWKNPDREQGEGHEHHHKEALFHLAVRLHLVHLTRFLIHQTAGETLPSLPNEEGETPLQLAQGDGFDSTFSLSEAPVGPPPGVFCLWADSSCMLRFCPGTESVSLTLRQAPVGCPQDAIMVLREKLEDHRICRQINSVRGKHKKCHKNEAHLNDQSGTKELHVDGKQMVDNVFYDPTTLFLIDTDGEEENSSSLPVNGHPRRDREVQNQFSQRTSDPLLSIVNHSDHTQQTQACEELKIDDVTRDSTGTDGGLWDPDDLLVTDTPPPHPRCEDLLPGSVSLSPVNRALTSVSRRPFTEPISPPLETCDISLVALEVDSEDEGPGPKSLLSRLFSDVGRSEDKKETPPPAPDLTCTRSQSASACEPISKDLSEDGVRLRSYSYSYSKFCPSRNPRDSHTPEGSPEQRASSISEQSNDKRIEEEELEKCNIPTKAESEKYKVIRTFSFLKNRMSSTRNKNKGKGKDREAKDRHLNGHWFGTGPCLGPTLCVVCDKPASGKDLLHCSGCTAIVHKSCKESVPPCLKKLQDRCAMTVEKSKTASLPQNFTVRDSPSHSVIPISASQPVLTPRERKDTGTQSCSLPGSLPNSDSMLSESSETESEALRLKSHSEELLPTPGSSASNESSFGDGMRSNCVDSYIQTHGNILADSADYEAESWSLTVEHKFCKRQDKRAVKRQDVIYELMQTELHHLQTLHIMAEVFRRGMKEEVQLDTESVERVFPCLDQLLAFHHAFFAAMKERRQSSGQPPSHGNYLIQQIGDILLRQFSGENGEKMKQVYGEFCSHHNEAVAFFKDLMQHNKRFQSFIKQQGHNSLVRRREIPECILLVTQRITKYPVLLERILHYTQEQTEEHGNLSKALTHIRDAIAGVDVRVSEYERHQRLQEVWNRMENRSAAKLKSGNTFRKQDMMGQTLRHQGMLLWKTATSRLKDVLALLLTDVLVFLQEKDQKYTFATVDQKPPVIALQKLIVREVANEEKGMFLISASSAGPEMYEVHTSSKEERNTWMRLIREAVESCPEEPEEYASESEEEKRTAEARFQKILKLQESLTSQDQQICSSLEEKLQIYTELSALSERTDAALLEPRLLVQPQSEELPQAAALLAAALQEAENLKAALSSKARSLWSHSQDSDSVFPISPAALSELSSEPSEENGGNQSDGFDLQPTSDSQKNHQSIVDVEAAEGVQTLTQLLYSLQAAVTIQDTWYEVQKLLLQASELASPRGPCLHLHGLRGNSLQEQEKQRNLEKRKEEVAAAQRLREQLRQERERWERECQAKESQQVEQESQLVERERKCLQAAQKLRQEREELEEQLEEYQQSLERLREGQRSVERERERLEDQQKLLQAWTHGRQSSLPAVIPHMVIPLDVQQASPPNNSRQHSGNGSVFVNEAAFAGGSVNNRHFHHKRNDPRAHNCFNSLLDRSNNRQYPGVTSPHGTGYIYTNPLGSPKHSTGEHSYNGNTWMSTADPDPELPHPSEHHLELSTLVSLETDSNQEEGRETIVFL from the exons ATGGAGGTGAACAGACAAGAGGTTCCTTTATAT GGACAAGTTGATGGTTGCATGTTGCTGCAAGAAGCAGTCCCTGAAGACGGCGAGTTTTATGTTGTTGCAGAAGGCTCCAGACTTACTCACGTGGCCACCGCAAAAAGAGGCGGGGACGAGCGGACTCTTTGTTTCACCGTTCCAG GTCATGATCGTGTGGAAGTTGTCTCCGTCACAGCCTACATCTCCACGAACAATGGAGTTTATCCTTATGGGTGTACAGCTTTCCTTCAATACTTTAGGGATACTGCTCAGGATGCAGCAGAGTACCTTAGGGGGGATTGGGACCAGCTTGACCCCCAGAGCCATCGGGAAGTCTTGAGGAGGTTTCCTCTGTTGGCGCAGGCAGCTGACCAGGAGATCTGTGGACTGTTAGAGTTCAGAGAAGTAGAGACCCAGCTCAGAGGAAGTTCAGGTGATAATGTTGACCTGAAACATCTGGATGAGAAGATCACTCTGGCCCTGGCTAACATGGAATACCCTCAGCAGTGGAAAAACCCTGACAGGGAGCAAGGAGAAG GTCATGAGCATCATCACAAAGAAGCCCTCTTTCACCTTGCTGTCCGCTTGCATTTGGTCCACCTCACTCGCTTCCTAATTCACCAAACTGCAGGTGAAACATTGCCGAGCTTACCCAACGAGGAAGGGGAAACTCCACTCCAGCTGGCCCAGGGGGACGGATTTGATTCCACCTTCAG TCTCTCTGAGGCTCCTGTAGGCCCTCCTCCGggtgttttctgtctgtggGCTGACAGCTCCTGCATGTTGAGGTTTTGTCCAGGAACAGAGTCCGTTTCCCTCACTCTGCGACAGGCTCCCGTTGGCTGCCCCCAGGACGCCATTATGGttctcagagaaaaactggaaGACCACAGAATCTGCAGACAG ATCAACAGTGTGAGAGGGAAACACAAGAAGTGTCACAAAAACGAAGCTCATCTGAATGATCAAa GTGGGACCAAGGAGCTTCATGTAGATGGGAAGCAGATGGTGGACAAC GTTTTCTACGATCCGACGACGTTGTTTTTAATCGACACCGATGGCGAAGAGGAAAACTCGTCATCGCTGCCCG ttaatGGGCACCCCAGACGGGACAGAGAAGTTCAGAACCAGTTCAGCCAGCGGACTTCGGACCCTTTACTCTCCATCGTCAACCACTCAGATCACACCCAGCAGACTCAG GCTTGTGAAGAGCTAAAAATAGATGATGTGACGCGTGACAGCACGGGGACTGACGGCGGCCTGTGGGACCCTGATGATCTTCTTGTGACCGACACCCCTCCGCCTCATCCCCGCTGTGAAGATCTCCTCCCTGGGTCCGTCTCTCTTTCACCAGTCAATCGGGCCCTCACCAGTGTGAGCCGTCGGCCCTTCACCGAGCCAATCAGCCCGCCATTGGAAACCTGCGACATCAG CCTGGTGGCCCTGGAGGTGGACAGTGAGGATGAAGGTCCGGGGCCAAAGTCTCTGCTTTCCCGGCTGTTTTCAGACGTTGGTAGAAGCGAAGACAAGAAGGAAACTCCGCCTCCAGCTCCCGATCTCACTTGCACTCGGAGCCAGTCAGCCTCGGCGTGCGAACCCATCTCCAAA GACTTGAGTGAGGACGGCGTTCGACTTCGCTCATATTCCTACTCGTACTCTAAGTTCTGTCCTAGTCGCAACCCCAGGGACAGCCACACGCCGGAAGGTAGCCCTG AACAAAGAGCCTCCAGCATTTCAGAGCAGTCCAATGATAAAAG GATTGAAGAAGAAGAGTTGGAGAAGTGCAACATTCCCACCAAGGCAGAGTCAGAGAAGTATAAAGTCATTCGCACATTCAGCTTTCTGAAGAACAGGATGTCCAGCACACGCAACAAGAACAAG GGGAAAGGGAAGGACAGAGAAGCCAAGGATAGGCACCTGAATGGCCACTGGTTTGGAACGGGCCCCTGTTTAGGTCCCACACTGTGTGTGGTGTGTGACAAACCAGCTTCTGGAAAGGACCTTCTGCACTGTTCAG GTTGCACTGCTATTGTCCATAAGAGCTGTAAGGAGTCTGTCCCACCGTGCTTGAAG AAACTACAGGATAGATGTGCGATGACCGTGGAGAAAAGCAAGACGGCGTCTCTTCCACAGA ACTTCACAGTGAGAGACAGTCCTTCCCATTCTGTGATCCCCATTTCTGCTTCTCAACCTGTCCTCACCCCAAGGGAGAGGAAGGACACTGGGACACAGTCATGCTCTTTGCCTGGAAGCTTACCCAACAGTGACAG TATGCTCAGCGAGAGTTCAGAGACAGAATCTGAAGCCCTGAGGCTGAAAAGCCACTCGGAGGAGCTCCTGCCAACTCCGGGCTCCTCTGCCTCTAATGAGTCATCCTTCGGAGACGGTATGAGATCCA ACTGTGTGGACTCGTACATTCAGACTCACGGCAACATATTAGCGGATTCTGCTGATTACGAGGCCGAGTCGTGGAGTTTGACGGTGGAGCACAAGTTTTGCAAGAGGCAAGACAAGCGGGCTGTCAAGAGGCAGGATGTTATCTACG AGCTGATGCAGACTGAGCTCCACCACCTTCAGACTCTGCACATCATGGCCGAGGTTTTCCGGCGAGGCATGAAGGAAGAGGTGCAGCTGGACACTGAGTCGGTGGAGCGGGTGTTCCCCTGCCTGGACCAGCTCCTCGCCTTCCACCACGCCTTCTTCGCTGCCATGAAGGAGCGGCGTCAGAGCTCCGGGCAGCCCCCAAGTCACGGGAACTACCTGATACAGCAAATCGGTGACATCTTGCTCCGACAG TTTTCAGGAGAGAATGGAGAAAAAATGAAGCAGGTGTACGGAGAATTCTGCAGTCATCACAACGAAGCAGTAGCCTTTTTTAAGGATCTCATGCAGCATAATAAGAGATTTCAAAGCTTCATTAAG caacaagGTCATAACTCTTTGGTGCGGCGGAGAGAGATCCCAGAATGCATTTTGCTGGTAACTCAAAGGATCACAAAATACCCAGTGCTACTGGAGAGGATCCTACACTACACTCAAG AGCAAACGGAGGAGCATGGCAACCTTTCCAAAGCCCTGACTCACATTCGCGACGCGATAGCGGGCGTGGACGTGAGAGTCAGCGAATACGAGCGCCACCAGAGACTACAGGAAGTGTGGAACCGCATGGAGAACCGCAGCGCGGCCAAGCTGAAGAGCGGCAACACCTTCCGCAAGCAGGACATGATGGGTCAAACTCTCAGACACCAGGGCATGCTGCTGTGGAAGACCGCCACTAGTCGCCTTAAAG ATGTCCTGGCACTCCTCCTCACAGACGTACTCGTCTTCCTTCAAGAGAAAGACCAGAAATACACATTTGCTACTGTG GACCAAAAGCCTCCTGTCATCGCGCTGCAGAAGTTAATAGTTCGAGAAGTGGCGAACGAGGAGAAAGGGATGTTTTTGATCAGCGCCTCTTCTGCAGGCCCAGAAATGTACGAGGTCCACACTTCATCCAAAGAGGAGCGAAATACCTGGATGAGGCTCATTAGAGAGGCCGTAGAAAG CTGCCCTGAGGAACCTGAGGAATACGCAAGTGAATCAGAAGAGGAGAAGCGAACTGCTGAGGCTCGTTTCCAGAAGATCCTCAAGTTGCAAG AGAGCTTGACGAGTCAAGACCAGCAGATCTGCTCCAGCCtggaggagaagctgcagatctacacagagctgTCCGCGCTGAGCGAGAGGACGGACGCCGCGCTGCTGGAGCCGCGACTGCTGGTGCAGCCTCAGTCAGAGGAGCTGCCGCAGGCCGCTGCGCTactggctgctgctctgcaaGAAG CTGAGAACCTCAAAGCCGCGCTGTCGTCCAAGGCCCGCTCTCTGTGGAGTCACAGCCAGGACTCGGACTCGGTGTTTCCCATCAGCCCCGCCGCTCTGTCCGAACTCTCATCCGAACCTTCGGAGGAAAACGGGGGAAACCAGAGCGATGGGTTTGACCTTCAGCCTACGTCTGACTCGCAGAAAAACCACCAGAGTATAGTTGACGTTGAG GCTGCTGAGGGTGTCCAAACCTTGACTCAGTTACTCTACAGTTTGCAG GCTGCCGTAACCATTCAGGACACTTGGTACGAGGTCCAGAAGCTCCTCCTGCAAGCGAGCGAGCTGGCCTCGCCCCGCGGTCCCTGCCTGCACCTCCACGGGCTCCGTGGCAACTCGCTGCAGGAGCAGGAGAAGCAGCGCAACCTGGAGAAGCGCAAGGAGGAGGTGGCGGCGGCCCAGCGGCTCCGGGAGCAGCTGCGCCAGGAGAGGGAGCGCTGGGAGCGAGAGTGCCAGGCCAAGGAGAgccagcaggtggagcaggagAGCCAGCTGgtggagagggagaggaagtgCCTGCAGGCTGCGCAGAAGCTGAGGCAGGAgagggaggagctggaggagcagctggaggagtACCAGCAGAGCCTGGAGCGCCTCCGTGAGGGGCAGAGGAGCGTGGAGAGGGAGCGCGAGCGTCTGGAGGACCAGCAGAAGCTGTTGCAGGCCTGGACGCACGGGCGGCAGAGCAGCCTGCCCGCCGTGATACCCCACATGGTCATCCCTCTGGATGTGCAGCAG GCCTCTCCGCCAAACAACTCCAGACAGCACTCCGGCAACGGCTCTGTGTTTGTGAACGAGGCGGCGTTTGCCGGCGGCAGCGTCAACAATCGCCACTTCCACCACAAACGGAACGACCCGAGAGCACACAATTGTTTCAACAGCTTGTTGGACAGATCCAACAACAGACAGTACCCCGGTGTTACGAGCCCGCACGGCACTGGATACATCTACACTAATCCCCTGGGAAGTCCGAAGCACTCAACCGGTG AGCACAGCTACAATGGTAACACCTGGATGTCGACAGCTGACCCCGATCCGGAGCTCCCACATCCCAGTGAGCATCATCTGGAGCTGAGCACGCTGGTTTCCTTGGAGACGGACAGCAATCAGGAGGAGGGAAGGGAAACGATCGTGTTCCTGTGA
- the arhgef28 gene encoding rho guanine nucleotide exchange factor 28 isoform X3: MEVNRQEVPLYGQVDGCMLLQEAVPEDGEFYVVAEGSRLTHVATAKRGGDERTLCFTVPGHDRVEVVSVTAYISTNNGVYPYGCTAFLQYFRDTAQDAAEYLRGDWDQLDPQSHREVLRRFPLLAQAADQEICGLLEFREVETQLRGSSGDNVDLKHLDEKITLALANMEYPQQWKNPDREQGEGHEHHHKEALFHLAVRLHLVHLTRFLIHQTAGETLPSLPNEEGETPLQLAQGDGFDSTFSLSEAPVGPPPGVFCLWADSSCMLRFCPGTESVSLTLRQAPVGCPQDAIMVLREKLEDHRICRQINSVRGKHKKCHKNEAHLNDQSGTKELHVDGKQMVDNVFYDPTTLFLIDTDGEEENSSSLPVNGHPRRDREVQNQFSQRTSDPLLSIVNHSDHTQQTQACEELKIDDVTRDSTGTDGGLWDPDDLLVTDTPPPHPRCEDLLPGSVSLSPVNRALTSVSRRPFTEPISPPLETCDISLVALEVDSEDEGPGPKSLLSRLFSDVGRSEDKKETPPPAPDLTCTRSQSASACEPISKDLSEDGVRLRSYSYSYSKFCPSRNPRDSHTPEGSPDGVLHSVSHSRSLLQALSLSKSTLSLSLLHPGKQRASSISEQSNDKREVRFRKRAQSADDEGSAELAESLQHLTLSEFLKEIEEEELEKCNIPTKAESEKYKVIRTFSFLKNRMSSTRNKNKGKGKDREAKDRHLNGHWFGTGPCLGPTLCVVCDKPASGKDLLHCSGCTAIVHKSCKESVPPCLKKLQDRCAMTVEKSKTASLPQNFTVRDSPSHSVIPISASQPVLTPRERKDTGTQSCSLPGSLPNSDSMLSESSETESEALRLKSHSEELLPTPGSSASNESSFGDDCVDSYIQTHGNILADSADYEAESWSLTVEHKFCKRQDKRAVKRQDVIYELMQTELHHLQTLHIMAEVFRRGMKEEVQLDTESVERVFPCLDQLLAFHHAFFAAMKERRQSSGQPPSHGNYLIQQIGDILLRQFSGENGEKMKQVYGEFCSHHNEAVAFFKDLMQHNKRFQSFIKQQGHNSLVRRREIPECILLVTQRITKYPVLLERILHYTQEQTEEHGNLSKALTHIRDAIAGVDVRVSEYERHQRLQEVWNRMENRSAAKLKSGNTFRKQDMMGQTLRHQGMLLWKTATSRLKDVLALLLTDVLVFLQEKDQKYTFATVDQKPPVIALQKLIVREVANEEKGMFLISASSAGPEMYEVHTSSKEERNTWMRLIREAVESCPEEPEEYASESEEEKRTAEARFQKILKLQESLTSQDQQICSSLEEKLQIYTELSALSERTDAALLEPRLLVQPQSEELPQAAALLAAALQEAENLKAALSSKARSLWSHSQDSDSVFPISPAALSELSSEPSEENGGNQSDGFDLQPTSDSQKNHQSIVDVEAAEGVQTLTQLLYSLQAAVTIQDTWYEVQKLLLQASELASPRGPCLHLHGLRGNSLQEQEKQRNLEKRKEEVAAAQRLREQLRQERERWERECQAKESQQVEQESQLVERERKCLQAAQKLRQEREELEEQLEEYQQSLERLREGQRSVERERERLEDQQKLLQAWTHGRQSSLPAVIPHMVIPLDVQQASPPNNSRQHSGNGSVFVNEAAFAGGSVNNRHFHHKRNDPRAHNCFNSLLDRSNNRQYPGVTSPHGTGYIYTNPLGSPKHSTGEHSYNGNTWMSTADPDPELPHPSEHHLELSTLVSLETDSNQEEGRETIVFL; encoded by the exons ATGGAGGTGAACAGACAAGAGGTTCCTTTATAT GGACAAGTTGATGGTTGCATGTTGCTGCAAGAAGCAGTCCCTGAAGACGGCGAGTTTTATGTTGTTGCAGAAGGCTCCAGACTTACTCACGTGGCCACCGCAAAAAGAGGCGGGGACGAGCGGACTCTTTGTTTCACCGTTCCAG GTCATGATCGTGTGGAAGTTGTCTCCGTCACAGCCTACATCTCCACGAACAATGGAGTTTATCCTTATGGGTGTACAGCTTTCCTTCAATACTTTAGGGATACTGCTCAGGATGCAGCAGAGTACCTTAGGGGGGATTGGGACCAGCTTGACCCCCAGAGCCATCGGGAAGTCTTGAGGAGGTTTCCTCTGTTGGCGCAGGCAGCTGACCAGGAGATCTGTGGACTGTTAGAGTTCAGAGAAGTAGAGACCCAGCTCAGAGGAAGTTCAGGTGATAATGTTGACCTGAAACATCTGGATGAGAAGATCACTCTGGCCCTGGCTAACATGGAATACCCTCAGCAGTGGAAAAACCCTGACAGGGAGCAAGGAGAAG GTCATGAGCATCATCACAAAGAAGCCCTCTTTCACCTTGCTGTCCGCTTGCATTTGGTCCACCTCACTCGCTTCCTAATTCACCAAACTGCAGGTGAAACATTGCCGAGCTTACCCAACGAGGAAGGGGAAACTCCACTCCAGCTGGCCCAGGGGGACGGATTTGATTCCACCTTCAG TCTCTCTGAGGCTCCTGTAGGCCCTCCTCCGggtgttttctgtctgtggGCTGACAGCTCCTGCATGTTGAGGTTTTGTCCAGGAACAGAGTCCGTTTCCCTCACTCTGCGACAGGCTCCCGTTGGCTGCCCCCAGGACGCCATTATGGttctcagagaaaaactggaaGACCACAGAATCTGCAGACAG ATCAACAGTGTGAGAGGGAAACACAAGAAGTGTCACAAAAACGAAGCTCATCTGAATGATCAAa GTGGGACCAAGGAGCTTCATGTAGATGGGAAGCAGATGGTGGACAAC GTTTTCTACGATCCGACGACGTTGTTTTTAATCGACACCGATGGCGAAGAGGAAAACTCGTCATCGCTGCCCG ttaatGGGCACCCCAGACGGGACAGAGAAGTTCAGAACCAGTTCAGCCAGCGGACTTCGGACCCTTTACTCTCCATCGTCAACCACTCAGATCACACCCAGCAGACTCAG GCTTGTGAAGAGCTAAAAATAGATGATGTGACGCGTGACAGCACGGGGACTGACGGCGGCCTGTGGGACCCTGATGATCTTCTTGTGACCGACACCCCTCCGCCTCATCCCCGCTGTGAAGATCTCCTCCCTGGGTCCGTCTCTCTTTCACCAGTCAATCGGGCCCTCACCAGTGTGAGCCGTCGGCCCTTCACCGAGCCAATCAGCCCGCCATTGGAAACCTGCGACATCAG CCTGGTGGCCCTGGAGGTGGACAGTGAGGATGAAGGTCCGGGGCCAAAGTCTCTGCTTTCCCGGCTGTTTTCAGACGTTGGTAGAAGCGAAGACAAGAAGGAAACTCCGCCTCCAGCTCCCGATCTCACTTGCACTCGGAGCCAGTCAGCCTCGGCGTGCGAACCCATCTCCAAA GACTTGAGTGAGGACGGCGTTCGACTTCGCTCATATTCCTACTCGTACTCTAAGTTCTGTCCTAGTCGCAACCCCAGGGACAGCCACACGCCGGAAGGTAGCCCTG ATGGCGTTCTCCACAGCGTCAGCCACAGCCGATCTCTCCTTCAGGCGCTCTCTCTGTCTAAATCCAccctgtctctgtctctgctccACCCGGGCA AACAAAGAGCCTCCAGCATTTCAGAGCAGTCCAATGATAAAAG AGAGGTTAGGTTCCGTAAGCGGGCCCAGTCCGCTGACGATGAGGGCAGCGCTGAGCTGGCAGAGTCGCTGCAGCATCTCACCCTGTCTGAGTTTCTCAAAGA GATTGAAGAAGAAGAGTTGGAGAAGTGCAACATTCCCACCAAGGCAGAGTCAGAGAAGTATAAAGTCATTCGCACATTCAGCTTTCTGAAGAACAGGATGTCCAGCACACGCAACAAGAACAAG GGGAAAGGGAAGGACAGAGAAGCCAAGGATAGGCACCTGAATGGCCACTGGTTTGGAACGGGCCCCTGTTTAGGTCCCACACTGTGTGTGGTGTGTGACAAACCAGCTTCTGGAAAGGACCTTCTGCACTGTTCAG GTTGCACTGCTATTGTCCATAAGAGCTGTAAGGAGTCTGTCCCACCGTGCTTGAAG AAACTACAGGATAGATGTGCGATGACCGTGGAGAAAAGCAAGACGGCGTCTCTTCCACAGA ACTTCACAGTGAGAGACAGTCCTTCCCATTCTGTGATCCCCATTTCTGCTTCTCAACCTGTCCTCACCCCAAGGGAGAGGAAGGACACTGGGACACAGTCATGCTCTTTGCCTGGAAGCTTACCCAACAGTGACAG TATGCTCAGCGAGAGTTCAGAGACAGAATCTGAAGCCCTGAGGCTGAAAAGCCACTCGGAGGAGCTCCTGCCAACTCCGGGCTCCTCTGCCTCTAATGAGTCATCCTTCGGAGACG ACTGTGTGGACTCGTACATTCAGACTCACGGCAACATATTAGCGGATTCTGCTGATTACGAGGCCGAGTCGTGGAGTTTGACGGTGGAGCACAAGTTTTGCAAGAGGCAAGACAAGCGGGCTGTCAAGAGGCAGGATGTTATCTACG AGCTGATGCAGACTGAGCTCCACCACCTTCAGACTCTGCACATCATGGCCGAGGTTTTCCGGCGAGGCATGAAGGAAGAGGTGCAGCTGGACACTGAGTCGGTGGAGCGGGTGTTCCCCTGCCTGGACCAGCTCCTCGCCTTCCACCACGCCTTCTTCGCTGCCATGAAGGAGCGGCGTCAGAGCTCCGGGCAGCCCCCAAGTCACGGGAACTACCTGATACAGCAAATCGGTGACATCTTGCTCCGACAG TTTTCAGGAGAGAATGGAGAAAAAATGAAGCAGGTGTACGGAGAATTCTGCAGTCATCACAACGAAGCAGTAGCCTTTTTTAAGGATCTCATGCAGCATAATAAGAGATTTCAAAGCTTCATTAAG caacaagGTCATAACTCTTTGGTGCGGCGGAGAGAGATCCCAGAATGCATTTTGCTGGTAACTCAAAGGATCACAAAATACCCAGTGCTACTGGAGAGGATCCTACACTACACTCAAG AGCAAACGGAGGAGCATGGCAACCTTTCCAAAGCCCTGACTCACATTCGCGACGCGATAGCGGGCGTGGACGTGAGAGTCAGCGAATACGAGCGCCACCAGAGACTACAGGAAGTGTGGAACCGCATGGAGAACCGCAGCGCGGCCAAGCTGAAGAGCGGCAACACCTTCCGCAAGCAGGACATGATGGGTCAAACTCTCAGACACCAGGGCATGCTGCTGTGGAAGACCGCCACTAGTCGCCTTAAAG ATGTCCTGGCACTCCTCCTCACAGACGTACTCGTCTTCCTTCAAGAGAAAGACCAGAAATACACATTTGCTACTGTG GACCAAAAGCCTCCTGTCATCGCGCTGCAGAAGTTAATAGTTCGAGAAGTGGCGAACGAGGAGAAAGGGATGTTTTTGATCAGCGCCTCTTCTGCAGGCCCAGAAATGTACGAGGTCCACACTTCATCCAAAGAGGAGCGAAATACCTGGATGAGGCTCATTAGAGAGGCCGTAGAAAG CTGCCCTGAGGAACCTGAGGAATACGCAAGTGAATCAGAAGAGGAGAAGCGAACTGCTGAGGCTCGTTTCCAGAAGATCCTCAAGTTGCAAG AGAGCTTGACGAGTCAAGACCAGCAGATCTGCTCCAGCCtggaggagaagctgcagatctacacagagctgTCCGCGCTGAGCGAGAGGACGGACGCCGCGCTGCTGGAGCCGCGACTGCTGGTGCAGCCTCAGTCAGAGGAGCTGCCGCAGGCCGCTGCGCTactggctgctgctctgcaaGAAG CTGAGAACCTCAAAGCCGCGCTGTCGTCCAAGGCCCGCTCTCTGTGGAGTCACAGCCAGGACTCGGACTCGGTGTTTCCCATCAGCCCCGCCGCTCTGTCCGAACTCTCATCCGAACCTTCGGAGGAAAACGGGGGAAACCAGAGCGATGGGTTTGACCTTCAGCCTACGTCTGACTCGCAGAAAAACCACCAGAGTATAGTTGACGTTGAG GCTGCTGAGGGTGTCCAAACCTTGACTCAGTTACTCTACAGTTTGCAG GCTGCCGTAACCATTCAGGACACTTGGTACGAGGTCCAGAAGCTCCTCCTGCAAGCGAGCGAGCTGGCCTCGCCCCGCGGTCCCTGCCTGCACCTCCACGGGCTCCGTGGCAACTCGCTGCAGGAGCAGGAGAAGCAGCGCAACCTGGAGAAGCGCAAGGAGGAGGTGGCGGCGGCCCAGCGGCTCCGGGAGCAGCTGCGCCAGGAGAGGGAGCGCTGGGAGCGAGAGTGCCAGGCCAAGGAGAgccagcaggtggagcaggagAGCCAGCTGgtggagagggagaggaagtgCCTGCAGGCTGCGCAGAAGCTGAGGCAGGAgagggaggagctggaggagcagctggaggagtACCAGCAGAGCCTGGAGCGCCTCCGTGAGGGGCAGAGGAGCGTGGAGAGGGAGCGCGAGCGTCTGGAGGACCAGCAGAAGCTGTTGCAGGCCTGGACGCACGGGCGGCAGAGCAGCCTGCCCGCCGTGATACCCCACATGGTCATCCCTCTGGATGTGCAGCAG GCCTCTCCGCCAAACAACTCCAGACAGCACTCCGGCAACGGCTCTGTGTTTGTGAACGAGGCGGCGTTTGCCGGCGGCAGCGTCAACAATCGCCACTTCCACCACAAACGGAACGACCCGAGAGCACACAATTGTTTCAACAGCTTGTTGGACAGATCCAACAACAGACAGTACCCCGGTGTTACGAGCCCGCACGGCACTGGATACATCTACACTAATCCCCTGGGAAGTCCGAAGCACTCAACCGGTG AGCACAGCTACAATGGTAACACCTGGATGTCGACAGCTGACCCCGATCCGGAGCTCCCACATCCCAGTGAGCATCATCTGGAGCTGAGCACGCTGGTTTCCTTGGAGACGGACAGCAATCAGGAGGAGGGAAGGGAAACGATCGTGTTCCTGTGA